From the genome of Streptomyces katrae:
CCGTCTGGGGAATGGGGCCGGAAGTCCACCCTCATGCGCCGTCCGGTCTCCTCCTTCCAGCTCTTCACCGAGTTCCGGTGCCGAGACGTCGGCCAGGCCGTCCACAGGCTGATCGTGCTGCCAGGCGGGTATCCCTCCCACTACGACGACGGGGATCCCGAGCATCAAGAAACCCCGTAGCCTTCCGGTACTGCGGGGCGGCCTGCTGCGGGTGGCCGTACTGCGGCGGTACGCCCTGCGGGGCCTGCTGCGGGTAACCAGGCCGGCCGTACGGGTCGTTCGGGTCGCCGAAGCTCATGGCGAGATCTTTCCGTTGTAGGTGAGCGGTGATGTGGGCCTCGAGTAGAGGAACAACACGTGCGTCATCTCGTCAGGCACTTGTTCATCGCTGGGACCTGCGCCGGGGGTCTACACCGCACTGACACCCACCTGGCGGGTGGCGGGAATCGAGCTCAGGACCGTCTCTGCCGGTCGAACCGATGAACTGCAGCAACCCGGCCTCGGCCGTGCCGGACCGCCCGCCACCGGGGGCACAGCCGAGGTCAAGCGCACCGCGACGGCCGTCAGTCGAGGACGTCGGGGATCGGTTCGGTGTTGCTGCGCTGGAGGGCGTTCTTGGAGCCGGTGGCCGGGCCGAGGGCCCAGTCCGACAGGGCCATGGAGTCCATGTAGCGCTCTTCGTCGTTCAGCAGGACACCGATGACGGTCTTGCCGTTGCGGGTGACGGAGAAGACGAGGCACTTGCCGGAAGCGGTGGTGGTGCCGGTCTTGACACCGATCGCCCCCGGGTAGCCGTATCCGGTCGGACGCGGCTGGACCAGGAGATTGGTGTTGCTCCAGCTGCCCACGGTCGCGGTGCCGCCGGTGCTGTACGTGGTGGTCTTCACCAGGGTCTGGAACAGCGGGTCGGCCATCGCCTGCCGCGTGAGCTTCGCGAGATCACGCGGGCTGGTCAGGTTCTTCCCGGTCGGCGAGATGCCGTCGAAGGAGTCGAAGACGGTGTCGGCCATGCCCAGCTCCTTCGCCTTGGCGTTCATCGTGGCGATGAAGTCCGCCGTCCGGGCCGCCATGGTCGTACCGGAGCCGAAGGTGTCCGCGAGGGCGTACGCGGCATCGCAGCCCGACGGCAGCATCATCCCGTACAGCAACTGACGGACCGTCGGGGTCGCCCCCGCCTTCAGCTGGGCCGAGCTCGCTCCCTGGACGTAGACGTAGTCCAGGTACTCCTGCTTGACCGTGACCTTCTGGTCGAGGTTGAGGCCCGGCAGGGAGGTGACCACCATAGCGGTCATGATCTTTGTGGTGCTCGCCATCGGCCGCTTGGTGTCGGCGTCCTTGGCCATGAGCGTGGCCCCGTTGGTGCCGTCGATCACGATGGCGCCGGCCGCTGTGAGCGTTGGTGCGGGCGCGGCCTGGGCGGGAGCCGTGACGGTGAGCAGGGCGCCGGCGGTGATGGTCACTGCGAGCGCGCCCTTGGCGCGCCGCATCAGGTTGGAGATCACTTCAGTCCTTGATTGTGTGGAAGAACGCCGGGTGGGAGGCGCCACGGAGGCGCCTCCCACCCGGGAGGTCGCAAGGTGTGTGCGAATAGGACGGCCGTCCCGTCGCCGCTTAGCCACTGCCGCACTGCCGGGAGTGTCCCGATTACATGTGACGGCGGGTCTGTGCGTCAGAGCTGGACGCCTACGCCCTCGAAGGTGCCGTTGCCCCTTCCGCGGTGGAAGGACATCTTGTTGCCCTTCCAACTGACGATGTCGATCTTGCCGTCGCCGTCGACGTCCCCGGTGACGATCTTCAGGTCGGTCCAGGTGCCTGCCGCGGCAAGACCGCCGGAGTCCAGGGTCCCGGCGGCGTTGCCGGTCCAGCGGACCAGGGCGCCGTTCTCCCAGACGCCTACGACGTCGTCACGGCCGTCGCCGTTGAAGTCGCCGGTGCCCAGGATGATGACGCTCTGGAACGAGGTGTCGGGCCAGATCTTCTTGCCGCCGTTGAAGTCGAGCTGACCGTTCGTGCCGACCTTGTAGGCGTACAGATCGCCGTTGGGGCGGGTCGCCAGGACCCCGTCCTTCGCACTCGAGGGGTCGAGCTTGTACCGCGTGAGGTGCTTGAGCTGCGCCCAGGTGGCGTTCTGGGGGCTGAGCACGGTTGCGAGGCTGAAGGTGCCGTCGCCCTTGCCAGCATGCAGCTGGATGCGGTCGCTCTCCCAGACGGCGGCGATGTCCCGCTTGCCGTCGCCGTTGAAGTCACCGGCGAAGATCCGCTGGACCGTCTTCCACACGCCCGGCGTTCCGACGGCAGTCGGGTTCGGCTCGAACGTGCCCTCGGCGCGGCCTCGGTAGACCTGAAGGGTGCCGTTCTTGTCGACGGCGGCCAGGTCGGCCTTACCGTCCCCGTTGAAGTCCGCCAGCGCACGTTGGTCGGTCAGGTTGCTGGTGTCGGGACCCGGCACGGTGACGTTGTCCTTGACCCACTGCCCGAGGTCGTCGACGCGCACAGCACGGGCGCCCCTGCGCGTCTCACCTTCGGGGCCACCGAGGCAGGAGCCGAGCCAGGACCCGGTGGTCAAGGCAACCAGCTCGTGCCGGCCAGCGTTGTCCCGCGTGATCGGGCCGCCCGCATCGCCCTGGCAGATCGCCGAGTCACCAGAGGGCTGGAGATCGACGACCCCGTCAGCGGTGGTGGCCGTGACGCTGAACTGGCCACTGTTCAGCAGCCCCGGAACCCAGCTGCTCGCGGTGCGCCCGAAACCGGCGCTATACAAGGCCTGCCCGGCGGCGGGCGCCTGCCCGGACAGCAGCGCCGGGGCGACATTGGAGACCGGCGCGCTCAGCTTCAGCAGGGCGACGTTGCGCTCCGGATGGACAACCACATCGGTGGCCTCGACAACGGCACCGGTAGTGCCCGCATTCAGATCGGCACGGCCGACGGTGACGGTGGTCCTGGCCTGGATCTTGCCACTGACAGGCCGCTCGCTGGTGGCCGAAACGCAGTTGGCCGCCGTAAGTACGTAGCTCTTGTCGACCAGGACACCCGAGCACCCCTTGATCTGGTCACCGAAGACGATGTTCGCGGCGAAGGGGCGACTTCCATCGGTGACCGGTGCGCCGGACAAGGAGGAGGCGGGAGTTGCGGTGAGCACGATCGCGGTGGCCGCAGCGACTGCGGCGGCGGCCGCGACCCGCGGGTGACGGGAAGAGTGGGAGGGCATCACAGAGTGTCTTTCGGGAGAGTGCGTGCGTGGTTTGTCTAGTCGCGGTGGTTGAAGATGTGCGGACAGGACCGAAGGCGGTGACCCATCAGCGGGTGACGCGGAGTCCGATGAGGGCGTGATGGCGCGCGATTGCGCCCGGTATTACGACACGGGTCGTCCTACATCGCCCTCGTTGCCGTACACATCTGGTGCTGGACAATGGTCGCTAGGAGACGCCTTCGGCGATCCGGCGTACGCGGTCTTCAGCCGGTGACGCGCAGGCTTACGAGGACAGAGCGCTTGGCACCCGACGGGATGTCACCTTCGCCCACAGGCTTGAAATCGTCCTGAGGCACGTCGATCGTCTTCGTCTGCCCCTCGGCGGTCAGATCGGCGCTGATGGGGTGATCGGTGGTCTCCAGCGACGTGACACGGGGAAGCTCCAGCGTCACGAAGCCGGCCTTGCCCGTGGCCTTGAAGCAGTACAACCCAGATCGGCCGGTGGTTGCATCGGAGACAGTCCTCACCCTGATCTGGGGGATAGCCGT
Proteins encoded in this window:
- a CDS encoding FG-GAP-like repeat-containing protein; the protein is MPSHSSRHPRVAAAAAVAAATAIVLTATPASSLSGAPVTDGSRPFAANIVFGDQIKGCSGVLVDKSYVLTAANCVSATSERPVSGKIQARTTVTVGRADLNAGTTGAVVEATDVVVHPERNVALLKLSAPVSNVAPALLSGQAPAAGQALYSAGFGRTASSWVPGLLNSGQFSVTATTADGVVDLQPSGDSAICQGDAGGPITRDNAGRHELVALTTGSWLGSCLGGPEGETRRGARAVRVDDLGQWVKDNVTVPGPDTSNLTDQRALADFNGDGKADLAAVDKNGTLQVYRGRAEGTFEPNPTAVGTPGVWKTVQRIFAGDFNGDGKRDIAAVWESDRIQLHAGKGDGTFSLATVLSPQNATWAQLKHLTRYKLDPSSAKDGVLATRPNGDLYAYKVGTNGQLDFNGGKKIWPDTSFQSVIILGTGDFNGDGRDDVVGVWENGALVRWTGNAAGTLDSGGLAAAGTWTDLKIVTGDVDGDGKIDIVSWKGNKMSFHRGRGNGTFEGVGVQL
- a CDS encoding D-alanyl-D-alanine carboxypeptidase family protein, producing MRRAKGALAVTITAGALLTVTAPAQAAPAPTLTAAGAIVIDGTNGATLMAKDADTKRPMASTTKIMTAMVVTSLPGLNLDQKVTVKQEYLDYVYVQGASSAQLKAGATPTVRQLLYGMMLPSGCDAAYALADTFGSGTTMAARTADFIATMNAKAKELGMADTVFDSFDGISPTGKNLTSPRDLAKLTRQAMADPLFQTLVKTTTYSTGGTATVGSWSNTNLLVQPRPTGYGYPGAIGVKTGTTTASGKCLVFSVTRNGKTVIGVLLNDEERYMDSMALSDWALGPATGSKNALQRSNTEPIPDVLD